The window CAAACTAGaccctaaaaaaattaaatttattttcatttaaatactTTGTTTTCTCCGCCTCTCAGTTTCACGTCCCGGAGCTCCTCCAGACACGTGGGACTCACCACTCCTAATCTGTCGCAcaatttctctccattttctcGCGATACATTGCTCTAATTCTTGTCGCTCGTGAACCATTCCTCTTTCTACCTTTGTAGGTCCCACCACTCTCCACGTGGTACTAATCAAACCACGTCGTACTAAGCGTACCAGGTAAGCAAAAAGATCCCAGCCGTTGATTCAATAtacaacattaaaaataaaataaaaaaccgcAAAAATTTGTGATTGGCTGGAAACGTGGTCCCCACAAGACAGAAATTATTACGATGTGGCACTTTAACGGTTACTAAACAATGATTACTTATTATAGTAATTGCGGTGGACACTCAACGGTCGCCGTCTGATCATTCTCCATCGCAACAATGTGGTCCCCAGTGGGCCCCACCTTACAATTAAAATATCgttactaattttaaaaacatgtttatataaaatataattttaaaaaaatataagaatttaaataaacataacactttgtatttattttaaaattattattcctAATATTAatacctttattttattatattaattgtttatttcaattaattattattggaTTTTGTCGGAAACTGTCACATGCGAATTCCAATCTGCCGTACGTTGTTGAGTGTATCGAAAgaatgtgtgtgtgtgtttttttaaataattaaaattattaaataagaaaatgtcatgaatttcattaaaatatgctaataagaaaatttaaggatattttttttaattaaatacaaaaaaaaaattatttttatttatattaatttatccttttaaatataataagtgtttttaattgaaaagaattcaatgattgatatattaataacaaattaaatttaccttttttaGTATATCGTTAAATTGTATTAATTTCCAtcataactttcaattttacaaaattgactcaaaattcaataattattgcaatttttttcaataattcaacctttaattttaataaattaaattttttaagaaaaaaattaatgtccgaaaaaaaataataattttacacccttatatatatatatatataaattataacgTTTACCTCAATTTGAGgtgcaaattgaagaaacaaacaaattaaaataaagtaaaaaacaaaataattaaaaccaacttaatcatttttttttatggtaattttccaaataatatatttaaacttttttttgcaaattaaaaaaaaatacttataacgAGAATATGACTATCAAATAACGGTTAGTTCAAAGTACATTCGagtaatgaaaatgaatttaaaataggTTTATTAAACAACGGTTGGCTAGTTTGGAGTATAGTCTCGTGACTGACTGTtcgaataaagaaaattagctCAAAACAAGTAGGAATCTAAACTGAGTAGGGGATGAACAAcgttaatgttttttttcttaaaataaacaaaattgtcACAAATTTTGACTTTAATCCGACAATAGTGTTGACAAAAACATGATGGgtattataatgttttataatgtagattattaattaacgtacattacattattatttttagaaatgagaGTGATGGGTCGTACCTAGAAAAGAAGCATTTTGGCAACATCTCTTTGTTTTCTTGGAAAATGTTAAACAAATCTTTAGATATCGAATCCATACTctgtttcataaattttataaatttggttctgtccaccgctaacatatattgtctgctttgactcgttacatatcattgtCAGTCTCAAAGttcacacccttttaaggaatgtttcgttcccctctcccaccgatgtaggatctcacaatccacccccttggaggccaggaatgtttcgttcccctctcccaccgatgtaggatctcacaatccacccccttggaggccagcgtcctcactgacataCTATCTATTAtctggttctgatactatttgtaacagcccaaacccaccagcgtcctcactgacataCTATCTATTAtctggttctgatactatttgtaacagcccaaacccaccaccaGTAGacattgtccgctttggctcgttacgtatttcCGTCaacctcataattttaaaacgtgtttgctggggggggtttccacaccgttataaggaatgtttcgttcccttctccccTAAATTATTAGGGAATAATAACATTTGAGGGTTCTATCGAcgtggctaagtttagggcatgactttgataccaatgTTAGACTTATGGGCATGGGGCATGGTatacatggctaagtttagggcatagcTTTGATACtaatgttagacgaacacgactctctacaatagtatgatattgttccaTTTGAACATAAGTTCTAActgctttgctttgggcttccgaAGAAGCCTCATTCTAATGGAGAGGAGagagtattcattgattataaactcatgatcattccctaaattagtcaatgtgggacgtCCAACATACTCCTAGCCGAACAATGGAGTCGAGTCACGGGATGATCCTGTTATTTTGAGCCACATCATCTCTCAAGGATAATTTAATGAGTCACTAGACGTTAAAACACtattctcctttttctctGTATTCGCCATTGAATGACTTTATCTTTTTGGCCTTGAGAAAAGCTTTTTGcaacctctctctcttcttcatcGAACACCAAATTTCAACTCACCATGGAAAACCCTCCTTCCATCTCCTTCATCTTTCTCCTCTGCAACTTTTGTCTTTCAATGGCGGCTTTGAACGACGAGGGCACTGCCCTTTTCTCCTTCAAACAGTTCATCACAGAAGACCCAGACGGCTCCCTCAGCAACTGGAATTCTTCAGATCAAAACCCTTGTTCTTGGAATGGCGTTACATGCAATGATCTAAGAGTCGTTTCCCTTAGTATTCCCAAGAAGAATCTCAAAGGGATTCTCCCTTCTTCGTTGGGGATTCTTTCTCACCTTCGCCATGTGAATCTAAGGAACAATAAACTCCATGGAACTCTGCCATTGGAGCTTTTCCAAGCTAATGGAATACAGAGCTTGGTGATTTTTGGGAATTCCTTTTCTGGGTTTGTCCCAAATGATGTTGGTAAGCTCAAAAACCTTCAAATCTTGGATTtatctcacaatttctttaatGGGTCGTTGCCTGTTTCATTGATCCAATGCACAAGACTTAGAATTCTTGATATTAGTCACAATAATCTTACTGATGCTCTGCCTGTTGGACTTGGTTCTAGTTTGAATTTCTTGGAAAAATTGGATGTTTCTCACAATATGTTCAATGGTTCAATCCCTATGGATATTGGTAATCTCTCTAGCTTGCAAGGAACTGTTGATTTCTCATATAATTTGTTCTCTGGTTCAATCCCTGCTAGCTTAGGAAACCTTCCTGAAAAGGTTTATATTGATCTTAGTTATAATGATTTGAGTGGTTCAATACCCCAAAATGGTGCTCTTATGAACAGAGGACCTACTGCTTTCATTGGTAATCCTGGTCTTTGTGGACCTCCATTGAAGAATCCGTGTTCTTCGGAAGCTCCAGGCGCGAGTTCGCCGTCGTCATTCCCCTTTTTCCCAGATAATTCTCCACCTGGGAGGTCTGAGGGTAATGGAGGGTTGAGTAGGAGCACGTTGGTTGCGATAATCGTCGGCGACATTATCGGTATCTGTCTGATTGGGTTGCTGTTTTCGTATTGCTATTCGAGGTTTTGGACTCGTAGGAATGGGAAGAAGGTAGAGCAATCTAAAGATGGTCTTCATAAGggagagaaaggaagaaaggatTGTCTCTGCTTTCGAAAGGGTGAATCCGAGAATGTTTCGGAGCATGTTCAGCAGTTTGATCTCGTAGCTCTTGATTCAAACGTGACGTTTGATCTCGACGAACTTCTTAAGGCGTCGGCGTTCGTTTTGGGGAAAAGTAGTATCGGGATAGTGTATAAAGTCGTGCTCGAAAATGGCCTCACTTTAGCTGTGAGAAGATTGGGTGAAGGAGGTTCACAAAGGTTTAAAGAGTTTCAAACTGAAGTTGAAGCAATTGGGAAGCTAAGGCATCCAAATGTTGTTGGCCTTAGAGCTTATTATTGGTCTGTTGATGAAAAACTGCTTATTTATGATTACATATCAAATGGAAGCCTTGCATTTGCCATTCATGGTACGTTTTCGTAACTTTCTTGCAGCTAGAACTTGATCGTTTATATGTTTTTGATTGTTCGAACGTTATCAGGGAAGCCCGGGACATCGTCGTTTTCACCGTTACCGTGGTCTGTTCGGTTAAGAATCATGGAAGGTATAGCAAAAGGGTTGATTTACTTGCATGAGTTTAGCCCCAAAAAGTATGTCCATGGCAATTTGAAGACGAACAACGTACTTCTCGGACACAATATGGTACCTCATATTTCGAATTTCGGGCTTGCTCGACTTGTTAACATCGCTGGAGGATCTCCGACTCTGCAATCGGGTCACTTGACAGACGAAAAACCCCACGAGAAACAGCTTAAGTCTGCAACTTCTGAAGCTAGTACATTCAGTTCTAATATGAATACTTACTACCAAGCCCCAGAAGCATTAAAGGTCGTGAAGCCATCACAGAAATGGGACGTTTACTCGTTCGGTGTGATATTACTCGAAATGATCACCGGAAGGTTGCCGATAGTTCAAGTTGGAGCGTCGGAGATGGATCTTGTTCAATGGATTCAACTCTGCATTGAGGAAAAGAAGCCGCTTTCGGATGTTATAGATCCGTCTTTGACACCGGACGACGATACAGACGAGGAGATTATCACGGTTTTGAAGATATGTTTAGCTTGTGTTCAAAATAGTCCCGAAAGAAGACCGACGATGAGACATGTTTCTGATGCATTGAGTAGGATGGTTGTGAATCCAAAGTGAACAATGGACCGTTCATACTCGAAAGCTCGAGCTCCCTCGTAAAGGGTTCGAAACAAAACTCTGGCTTTTCGTACGCTCGTGTAAATGAAGATGATTTATGTTCGTTcgaatttgtttttcttttactgtCTTGAAACTTTGTTGAAGCAATGGGTGTGTTCTTCAGTTGAGCTTTAGGGTTGTTAAGAAGGCACTGTTTGAGGTGGGAAATGGCTGACTTTTACATGAGCGTGATTGTAGGGACGAGCGCCTGCAAATTCTGCAGCCACTTTTGACTCATGCCCTCCAAGAAGATGCTCTAATGGCCCATTCTTAGGACATTTTTGccaatcatttcatttcattcaaaCTTATTTTGAACgaaaaaatgttatattataATCGACATAGACGAGATTCGAAGCTATAATCATAAaggatattgtccgctttggcccgttacgtatcgttgttagtctcatggttttaaaacgcgtctactagggagatgtttccatatacttatgaggaatgtttcgttcccctcttcaattgatgtggtatctcacaatcaTCCCTCCTTAGGGAcacaacgtcctcgctgataCACCccctggtgtctagctctaataccatttgaaaCAGCTCAAGCCATTATTAATAGacattgttcgctttggctcgttatgtatcgttgtcagccttacgattttaaaacacgtctactatggagaggttttcacacccttataagactgatgtgggatctcacaatccaccctcattggaagcccagcgtccttgctggcacaccgcctattgtctagctctgatactatttgtaatagcccaagcccaccgctaatagatattgtcgcTTTGGTCCGTGACGTACCACTGTTAGCCTcaggattttaaaacgcgtctactagggagaagtttccacactcttatgagtaatgtttcgttctcctctcatgtgagatctcacaatccacccctttggggaccaacgtcctcgctagcataccgcttggtgtctggctctgctactatttgtaacagctcaagcccaccgctaaccgatattgttcactttggtccgttacgtatcgtcatcagattcatggttttaaaacgcatctactagagaaaattttcaacacccttgtaaggaatatttcgtttccctctccaactgatgtgagatctcacaatacaccctccttggaggcccaaTATCCTCGTTAGCATACCGCCCagtgtttgactctaataccatttgtaacagcccaagctcatcagtaatagatattatccgttttggctcgttacatatcgttatCAATCTCATTATTTTAAGACGCGTACCCTTATAAAGTATGTTTCGTTAACCTCTCCAAcctgtaggatctcacaaaaacacGAGCTTTAGTTGGTTCTTTGTTGTATGTATGATAAATATCTTATACGACACCGTGTAGATGTATACTTTTATACTAGCTCGAATATACGatataaaactatttattgGAAGATGTTGCTTGAAAGGGTGCTTAGAATTAGGTCATTTGCCCATGAGAAAAGAAGCCTCCATTGTAGCACAAGATAAAATTCCATTGAGGTTCAATTTCCATGgaaatttaacctaattttgaTGAAGGACAACAAAAGCCTCGTCTTTCCGAGCAATTCTTAGCCTCGTCACGCCTTCTACGAATTGCCTGTCCAAAGTAAACCAAACGAGAGAAGAGTTGATCGTTACTAATAACGGGACGAGTCAACTAACAAATATATGATTGATAATGACACGAGAGGAACTTACTTCCATGGAACGTCACCGACACTCCTCCAATTCTCATCTCCATCTTTGTAGAACAAAGAGAATTCAGATTCTGTCTCGAATAGCTTCAATCCAAATTCACATTGTCGACCTGATAGAACAACATAAAACATACACGTTAGAAGTTTGTCTAATTTCTCGAGATGATGGACGATTACCGTAAATTTTGAGACATATCCGTACATACCAAACATGTCTTCGAGCTGAAGGGCAAGACTAGAATAGTAGCCATGTTGAAAGATGCAAACTTTCCTGCCAACAATGACACCATCCATATTCACTTTCACATAACCCCGCCGCCGTTTGCTCTGCACCACCTCCGCCTCTTCCTCACACTCTTCTCCCTTCTTGTAGAGATCCGACAGCTGAGCCGCCGCCGACCAATTCATCGCTTCAAAACAACCTTGAATCAGCaacaaacccaacaaaaaacaaaacaaaacaaagcatCTCACAATGTGGTCGTGGTCGGGGATGATGCTGAGGCTGCAAAGCTctgaggctgagccccaagtCTATATCTTGATGAGCATAAGGGTCCATGGAGGAGAGGGCCTGAGAGAGTTTAAAGGAAAGGGTTAAGGAGGggtttgtatatatatgtgtgtgtgtggagTGTGGGGGACAAGAATGGGGTCTTCCCATTACTACTCATTCAAGCCTTGTTTATCTTGTTGTGTcattgtgtgtgtgtgtgttccATGCAAGTTATGGTAAGCCAAACAAGGGCTATGGCTTGGCCCCTTTGATGCTAAGCTCGCTATCATGCTCACTCACCGGCTCATCCACGTCTCCTGAGTTGACTAAATGATTTTGGTGACCAATCATACACTCTCATATTGACACAACATGAAAGAGTTAAGAtctatctaagatgaaagcatgtgAAAGAGATTTGGAACGGGCATGCAGCTATAGACAACATGTCCTGGACAAACATGACTGGGACATCCGACATGCAGCCATATGCAATAtaccttggacaagcatgactgtgacaATCAAcattctcgttggcacaccgcctagtgactaattctaataccatttgtaaaagttgaaaatattgtccactttggtctgTTATGTATTGCTGtgagtctcacggttttaaaacgtgtctactagagagatgtttccacactgttataagaaatgattcattcctctcttcaaccgatgtgaaatctcacaatccaccccttgagggccagcatcctcgctaacacTACGTCCCGTGAccggctctaataccatgatACCATGTGTAACAAcacaagcccactactagccgatattgtcagTTTTGACCTattacatatcatcgtcagcctcacagttttaaaacacgtctactaaaaagagatttctacactattataagaaatgctttgtttctctctccaaccgatgagggatctcacacataATGATTGAGACAGTGGAGCATTGACGATTATTAAGCTTAACATCATGCAAGCTAATGTGTTCTATCGAGCAAGACCTACCtataactttcttttttgtttcgcCGAAAAAGTATCGTATTAATGGAGATATTGTTCGACTCTTCTCGTGATCGAGACATTTGTCTACCTGTAACACGTTTCTTCACAATTTTGAACCCCTTTTGTTATCAAAAACAAATGTAAGAGTAagtgaaaaagaaggaagaagagagagaggcaagcatttttctctttatctcttttcattaataatgTTGTCGAGGAAGTAAAAGTAGTGGTAGCTTTTAAAGAACATAGTTGTCCCTTGTCagtcaaattaaatttaccattCAAACACTTTTCTGACAAAACAAACCCATTCATGTTTATTACAACAATGGATCAGACACCCAAAGCTTCTGTCACCACTCTGCCCTTTAGATTCTCTCATAAATCACAGACCATAGTTGTGACAGCCATGACATTGTCCCTAACTTGCTGATGCCCTGTCCAAGACATGTTTTTTAGGAAGGATCATACAAAGGTTTGAAACCCAAGTAGAGACCTGAAGAGTGAAGCTCGTGTTAGGACGGTTGTTGGTTCGATTAGGTGCGTGCCCGTCGGATTTGAATGTCTTTTCACCGATAAGAAAAGACTGATTATGGTGCGTAACTATGTCTTTGACTGTGGAGATGGTGCAAAGTCGGTGTCGAGAAGTGAGTACTTGGAGAAATTATTAGTGGGTAAGAATGTGTTGATGATATTTGtaagatttcacatcggttcgagaggggaacgaaacattctttataagggtgtggaaacctctacacgttttaaaacagtgagggtgggtgatatgtaacgtgccaaagtggacaatatctgctagcgatgggcttggactattacgaatggtatcagagacagaCACCTGACGGTATGCCAATGAATAAGTTGGCTCCCAAGAATGGTGGATGGTGAAATCTCTAGGAGACTAAACATTCTtgaaacctctcactaacaTTGCTCTACCCAAAATATAGGCCAAAAAGAGCATAAACGAGGCCCATTTGGCCCATAACATAACGGGCCCACCGTTGGCTTGGTACAGCCCATATGAAAATTGCTCTAACCCAAAGCATAGGCCCAAAAGAGAATAAGCGAGGCCCATTTGGCCCATAATTAACATAACGGCCCAGCGTCGGTTTGGTATTAAAGCCCATAAGAAAATTGCTCTACCAAAACATAGGTCCAAAAAAGCCTAAGCGAGGCCCATTTGGCCCATAATTAACATAACGGGCCCAGCGTCGGCTTGGTATTAAGCCCATAAGAAAATTGCTCTACGCAAAACATAGGCCCAAAAAAGCCTACGAGAGGCCCATTTGGCCCATAATTAACATAATGGGCCCAGCGTTGGCTTAGTATTAAGCCCATAAGTAAACCCGCTCTTCACACTGTACCGCCGAGCTTCGTCCCGCCGCGGTCCCTGGTTGTTGCCTGAGAAAGGAAAGCTTTGAAACGCCCTGCTCTTCGGCCGCCATCTCGTCTTTCCCTTCCAGACTCAAGCTTTCTCGCGGAAAACATGGCTTCCGGCGGCGGTGAGGTTGAAGTCAAGGACGTGTTTATAGGAGCAGGCTGTAACAGAATAGTGAACAACGTTTCTTGGGGAGCCTGTGATTTGGTGGCTTTTGGCGCTCAAAACGCCGTCGCTATTTTCTGTCCCAAGGTGTATATCTTATTACTAGCCACTTcctctttcaatttttcataacTGGAAAAATTCTGAACTGtgctttcatttttgttcttaattttcgAAATTCACAGTCTGCACAAATATTGACGACTCTTCCCGGTCACAACGCCTCTGTAAACTGCACTCATTGGCTTCCAAGTAGCAAGTTTGCGTTCAGAGGTGAGTTGAAGTTTTTCCCATTGTCATCATGTTGAATCAATGTGTGTAAACGTTTAATTATCTCCCCAGGGATCATATATATCTTTTAGCTTGCTTGCGAAACAAGACTAGCGTGTGAATCTGTGTTTGTTTCCCCCGTTTTTGAATTGTAATGAGCGTATCTTCTTGTCTTCAGCAAAGCATTTGAACTGTCATTATCTGCTTTCTGGTGATTCTGATGGTGCCATTCATTTATGGGAATTTACGCTTCTGAACCAGAAGGTAATACCTTTTCTAAAGCTTCACTGAGTTCATTAATACTCATTTAAGTTCTAGGATGTATTGTTGAGTTTGTAATTTGACTTGCCGCGTGATTTCGTCATCAGTTGGATTTATTGGAGTAAGTATATGGAAGTGAAACGCTTATGCAATGTGGAAGTGTTCATAGGTGGATCGTTTTGATGTAATTGTATATATCTCTAATGTTCTAATGTAACTTGTGTATGTATAGTGGAGAAATGTTTTACAACTACCAAAATCACACAAGAAAGGCGTCACATGTATTACTGCACATATAATTTCTGAAACCGCAGCAATTGTTgcgtcttcttcttcagatGGTTCAGTTTGTGTCTGGGAGGTTTCTTTTCCGTCTACCAATGAAGGTAGGAAAGTAAGTTTTATACAGTAATGTCTGTTTCTGTTACTGCTGGCTGTTATAGCTAACTAAAGATATTCCCCAGTAAATCAAACTGGCCTATGAGATTGTTTAAACTGGCCTATGGGATCCTTCTTTCGTTTGAATTTTTACTTGATTTACGCAATGGATATATATCATCTGAATATAAGTTTTCACATTGACGTGAAACATTGAAACCTTTCTAAAAGATATGTTCTCTGTCCAACCTTTTTAGGTGATTGTACATTGCTGTTGCTTGACACACTCTTGGTTGGTTCAAAATCTATGGTGGCACTTTCATTAGCAGAGTTGCCTGGAAATGCCAGTCATATGGTATTGGCAATGGGAGGTTTGGATAATAAGATTCATCTATATTGTGGGAAGAGAACTGGAGAGGTACCTAGTTAGTACAGTACGaattttgattctattttCTTGTCACGAGCTATAAGCCATTTTGAgaagcttttctttttctccttcaatGTATTTGTATGCAGTTCGTCAAGGCATGTGAGCTAAAAGGACACACGGATTGGATTAGAAGTCTGGACTTCTCTTTGCCCATGTGCAAAACTGGAGAAGAAAATAGCATTATGCTTGTAAGTTCATCTCAGGACAGAGGCATACGCATATG is drawn from Cucurbita pepo subsp. pepo cultivar mu-cu-16 chromosome LG09, ASM280686v2, whole genome shotgun sequence and contains these coding sequences:
- the LOC111801478 gene encoding receptor protein kinase-like protein ZAR1; amino-acid sequence: MSDSGDRPRFLHSIFGHGKVAELMLWKKKRESAAMLAGISGVWLLLEVLDYHFVTLLCYLLIITMLLPMAALNDEGTALFSFKQFITEDPDGSLSNWNSSDQNPCSWNGVTCNDLRVVSLSIPKKNLKGILPSSLGILSHLRHVNLRNNKLHGTLPLELFQANGIQSLVIFGNSFSGFVPNDVGKLKNLQILDLSHNFFNGSLPVSLIQCTRLRILDISHNNLTDALPVGLGSSLNFLEKLDVSHNMFNGSIPMDIGNLSSLQGTVDFSYNLFSGSIPASLGNLPEKVYIDLSYNDLSGSIPQNGALMNRGPTAFIGNPGLCGPPLKNPCSSEAPGASSPSSFPFFPDNSPPGRSEGNGGLSRSTLVAIIVGDIIGICLIGLLFSYCYSRFWTRRNGKKVEQSKDGLHKGEKGRKDCLCFRKGESENVSEHVQQFDLVALDSNVTFDLDELLKASAFVLGKSSIGIVYKVVLENGLTLAVRRLGEGGSQRFKEFQTEVEAIGKLRHPNVVGLRAYYWSVDEKLLIYDYISNGSLAFAIHGKPGTSSFSPLPWSVRLRIMEGIAKGLIYLHEFSPKKYVHGNLKTNNVLLGHNMVPHISNFGLARLVNIAGGSPTLQSGHLTDEKPHEKQLKSATSEASTFSSNMNTYYQAPEALKVVKPSQKWDVYSFGVILLEMITGRLPIVQVGASEMDLVQWIQLCIEEKKPLSDVIDPSLTPDDDTDEEIITVLKICLACVQNSPERRPTMRHVSDALSRMVVNPK
- the LOC111802726 gene encoding auxin-responsive protein IAA32-like, which codes for MNWSAAAQLSDLYKKGEECEEEAEVVQSKRRRGYVKVNMDGVIVGRKVCIFQHGYYSSLALQLEDMFGRQCEFGLKLFETESEFSLFYKDGDENWRSVGDVPWKQFVEGVTRLRIARKDEAFVVLHQN